A segment of the Catharus ustulatus isolate bCatUst1 chromosome 12, bCatUst1.pri.v2, whole genome shotgun sequence genome:
CAGCCTTTTGATCCCCTCTTTTGGGAATCTGAcactctgccttcctgcagcagggacccTTTTCCAGTGTGGTGCAGACTTGCAGCAGCTTTAGCTGCTGACTCCTGTGTCTGCCCCTCCAGGCAAGGTTTTGGTGTCTTCCCTGTGACTGTGTGGTTTTCTCTTGCTTCtcaggaaggcaggaggaaagTGCTGTGAATAAGTGCTGAGTATTTCTGTGTACTAAGTATCCTGTGCAGGTGGAGTGTGTGGAACCTCACACTGACTGTCAATTCTTGTCTTTTAGCCCAGGGTCACGGTGCCAAAGGAGACAACATCTATGAATTTGAGATCGAATTCCTCGAGCCAGTTGAGCCTAAAGTAGGTATTTTTACTTCTCTAattcttgcaaagaaaaaagtaaattttgaaGGACTTGAAAGGAAAATGGCTGTGCATAAAGTTCCCAATATActgtttaaatttttctgaTAACTCTCTAACAGCCAGCTCTGTGGCAGTCCTGTGTGCCATTGTGTTGTTTTAATGCAAATCACCTTGCTGGAGCTGGTGCTTGCATGGACCAGCTTCAGTAGACATTTTCTTGTTTCACTTGTTACACAGCAGTTgtaagtttttttaaaggatgtaaagcagcaaaataatgGGAGAATCTGGCAATGTGCTGTCTGATGCAACCTTGACTGGAGGTCAGGGGAACATTGTGCAGTCACTGTGATGTTTCATGGTGTCTTTTGTAGCTGGACAAAAGAAGAGAGTCAGGAGAATTCATATTTCTGGCTTGAGCAGATTTCTTAGGTTGTGGTATGTTGTGGCTCCTGTTGCAGAAATCTTGCCTTAATTCCTGTTGCAGTCTGGGTGGAAAGAGCTTGGCTTGAAGAGCCATCCCTCTGTGTTATTCACAGATGGCTGTGAGGTCTGTCCCTACCTCTCAGAGCTGTTAGGGGCACAGGAGAACTTGGGCTTTGTTCCTGGGCAGGATTTGTGCTGCTTATTCCTGGCTGAGTTGGGATAACTCCAGTCAGACCAGGAGCCACTGTTCACCTCTGCTCTTTGGCAGGGAAGGAGACCATGGGAGGGTGAATTTCCAGGCTCTGTCAGCAAGAACATTTCTGGtgtggctcctgccagctgtggagTGGCAGACAGTGAACAGCTCTTGGTTCCAGGGTCTGGTCACTGCCTTCTCATCTGTCTGGTGTACAGTGTGGGAGAGGTGCCTGtctctgcctgtgcctgtctcctgtgctggcagacacaggctctgctgtgagccAGGCCTGGAAGGCAAGTCCttgcctctgcagagcagcctccttCCAAAAATCATCACTCTGAGTCACTGTGGAGGGATGGAGAACAGACTGCTCTGTGTAACTACAGATGCTCAGGACCAGGAAGTGTCACAGTCCAGGGTTTTCTCCTTTAGTTTTGATGTGCACAGTGAGTTCCCCTTGCTGGTGCCACGTTGGCCAGCAGTGAGAAATGGAGCCTGTGGCAGACAAGGACAAGGTTTAGTAGCTGTAAATTCTGTAAATTACAGCTGCAGCCTTCAGATGTCTGAGGAGCATCCAGCCAGCCttgacagagcagagctggtgtaATGTGCTCAGTTTGGAGTGCAGCTCATGCAGCAGTTCCAGCTGGTCTGAGTGAGAGGCACTGCAGTGGTCAGGAGGGTGGGCTCCAAGGTGACAGTGCCATGGGCTCCAAGTGACAGTGCCATGGGCTCCAAGTGACAGTGTCATGGGCTCCAAGTGACAGTGCTGTGGGCTCCAAGTGACAGTGCTATGGGCTCCAAGTGACAGTGCTATGGGCTCCAAGGTGACAGTGCCATGGGCTGTAAGGATGGAGAGGTTCTGGGCTGCCACTGTGCAGGTGGAGAGGCCTTGTGGGGTGGCAGTGACCACACTGCCTGGTCTGTGAGCTCACCTTGCCTCCAGGTGTTCCCTAAGGCTCTTAGCTCCTTCTCTTGCTGCAGCAGGGGTCACATGGGGTCCCCTGTTTAGACATGTacctgtggctgctggcagtgTTATTTTTACTGCTGGCTAGAGGAGGTGGGTGGCTCACAGTAGTAAGTGCAAGAAGGTGTAAAGCCAAGATCAGGGGTTCTGAGAAGGCTGGCACTGGGGTCTCTGCTAGCTCTGTGGTGGGATGCAGTGGTGCTGTGATATGGGCAGGCTGCTCATCAAGCTGCCATCTTCAACTGGACTTTGCTTCTGTGCCTTGGGTGGCAGAGAGATTTGTGCTGCAGCAGTTGTGTCATCCCTGCCTTCTTGAAAAGGGGAGCTTGGCTGTCAACTCAGTCCCAGAGCTTGTTTCTTTGGACTTTTGCTGATGTGTCTACCTCCAGCCTGTGTGCAGGATGACCCAAAGGCAGCTGAACATCACTGTGCAGAAGAAAGAGAGTAACTGGTGGGAGAGGCTGACCAAGCAGGAGAAGCGCCCGCTCTTCCTGGCACCCGACTTCGACCGCTGGTTGGACGAGTCGGATGCTGAAATggagctgaaggagaaggtCAGTCCCGTGGGCACCTGGAGCTTGTGCTGCCAGTTACAAAGCAAGGACAGCTGTTCTCCTGTGCCTGAACCTGCACTCTTCATTTAGCAGCCTGGCATGCTGATTGTTATTGCTGTTCTATACAGAGTTGGTTCATATTGTAAGCAGGAATTTGGAAATAGGCACATTTCTGGTTGGAACTGGAACTGGAGGCTGTGTGCTAGCTCCTTGCATGTGCCCCTTGCCCAGTGTCCTGATCTCTAGAGGATCATGTCACTCTGCCATGTGGAGCCAAAGCAGTGAGTCCTGGGCATTGTCtggctgggaagcagggatTGCTGAGGCTTTcctgagccccagggctggccctgctggtgcATTCCCACCAGCTGGTGAGCTTGAGCAGCTTACTGAGGTGGGCAGGTGCAAGATGGACTTGGAAAAGACTTGAACAGACCACATTGCTGCAAATCCCTTTTACAACATCCACTGCCCTGTTCCTCTCACGGAGCAGAGAGGGgcactgcagtgccaggactCAGGAGCTTTGGGAAAGGTAGGCAGAGAACCTGGGCTGGATGTTCTCTGTTCTCTTCGGGTTGCTGGTGGGTCATGTAAGAAACAGCACAGTCATAACTGAGAATTaacacagaaagcagaggcTTTTTCAGCAAACCATCTAATTACTAGAACAAGCCACACTGTGAGGGCAGGATAACTGGTTAACACCCTCTGGCTTTTACTGTACTATAATTTCTGGATGATTAATGTGCTGTTTTATGCTGGTGAAAATTTAAACCTTCTAGCTACTGGGTGCTTGGCTGAATTTTAAACCCACTAGCTTTGCAGTAGTATAGTTAACAAATCACTTGCTAATTACAGTAAGTCTTTAAAACCTTATCCTTCATCttaaggaagaagaaaagattaacaaaatgaaaatagaatCCAGAGTCCCAAAAGACCGTAAgtaactgcatttttttgtgGGTAAAGTGGGATTTAGAAAGTTTGTTCACACTTTGTGAACCTCCACTCTTAAGGAGCAGTTTTCAGTGGCTTGGTGTGTCTTAGAGTGGGATCTTTGAATTGTGAGCTAttagaaatttaataaaaatggacTGAAGTTTCCTGGGAATATCAAAAGTCTGACTACCAAGAATTGAGTTCTGGCAGATGGTGGCAAAAGCAGAACCCCCCAGGGCACCCAACAAGGCTTTTATTACAATCAATAACTTCACTTTTCCTGACAAGCTTTATTCTCAGAAAGCTTGGTTTGCAGCTCTATTACCATTGCACTCTGCTCACCTGATGTGTTTATTATTGATTTTAGCCTTCAAACACCTGAAGAAGGGATACCTAATCATGTATAATCTTGTACAGTTTTTGGGATTCTCTTGGATTTTTGTGAACATGACAGTACGACTGTTCATCTTAGGAAAAGGCAAGTAATGcactgttttatttatattggAGGGTCTGAGTTGACTTTCAGTGTtgttttaagatattttaaatagcaaaatcTAAAGGGAGACATATTTAGGAACAAAACCATGAATGCATTGCCAAAGAGCACAATGAAAGCCTTTCAAAGGTCATCAAAATGTCAAGGGCAGGAAAATACTGTCCCCTTGTAAATCACAGCTGTGTACTTTGTGAATGATACTTGTGCTCAGCCAGGATCACTTCTAACAAAATCAGCTGAAGCAAAATGTCTTGCTCACTGCAATGttaatgtttttgaaaatgatCTGGatagaatattttgtttttgaagCAGGAACAATCCATTCTGTTGAAGTACAGCACTATTGCCTTTTTTGTTAAGCAATTACTGAAATAGCTCTTGATCCTTCTGTGTGTGAAATGGAGCAGTGTTTCTGACCCAACTGCTGTGAGTTCAAGATAAGGCCTATGAAGAACTTATGTAATTATGCATCATGTTTTTCTCAAATACAACCAGAATCCTGTTATcacaagctgtgctgctgcaccagcTTCCTGAGCATGGAAATTCACTTGTTCCCTAAAATGGTTGGTTTCCTGTGTCTTACAGATTCCTTCTATGACACATTTCACACTATTTCTGATATGATGTATTTCTGTCAGACCCTGGCATTAATGGAGATCATGAATTCACTAATAGGACTGGTCAGATCACCAGTGTTACCTTCTGTAATGCAGGTAATATTTCTAAATTCTTCTCCTTCATCTTATctttaaagtaaatatttattttacataagTGTTGAGACTCCTTAAGTAAGTGATGCAACCTCACTGGCACTGGACTAGAGGATTTCTTATTCACAAGGCAGGAATCCATGTTCCCAGTCTTGGCTGTGACAGGCTGTCTGTCTCCTGCCATCCCCTGGGTAAGGGAGTGCAGGACAGCAAAAGCAAGAAGCTGATAAAAAGTACATGACTTTGATTTGGTGCCCTTTTTATCCTGGTTGTGGTTGTTGTGCATAAAAATGAGCATGGGGGATTTAAGACTGGATCCCTTGCACTGTACCTAAATACAGAGCAAGATGCCACTTGTGAGCAGCAGgtcacagctcagctgtgagTTAGGTGTGTGCTCAGCTGTGTGAGGAGTAGGTATCTTGTGTTTCTGACAGCAAGGACTTGCCCTTTCTTTTGATGAAGAGTGAATGTTCCttaatatgtttttctttaatagaTATTTGGAAGAAACTTCGTTTTGTTTGTTATCCTTGGAAGCTTGGAGGAAATGCAGAGCAAACCTGTGGTgttcttcatattttatttctggagtATCAGTGAGCTGTTCAGGTTGGTGGGATTTTCCTCCTACCAAGTGTGCACAGAACAAAGTGGTTGTTCCCAAGAACTCTGTAAAGAAGATTTTGATCACTGTATTTTTTGGAAGAATTAGCTCCAAAGGGTAAAAGCTCCTTGAGTCATGGATTGTTCACAGCCTTCCTTCACCTGCCAAAAACTGAGGCAGGGTTGGAGTCTGAAAGTGATACTGCcctgtttctttatttctttgttgctttgaatttccatttttcaattGAGGTCTTTATCTTTGAAAAGAAGTTCTTTTGAAAGGTTTATTAGGCAGCCAGGCAGTTCATCCCTGTGTTCAGAATGACTTGAGCTCTGCAAACTGCCCAAAAACTTTGTGTCCATCACCATCCCCAGGGACAATGCTTTGAATGTCCTTGTGTCATCTGGGAACTGTGTTGAGCACACAGTGTTTATACAGAAGATAATTCTAGCAGTAGTTTCCATGTTAAGGTGTTTGTTTCCCCTCACACTGTAGGTATCCCTATTACATGCTTTCCTGCATTGGAATTGAATGGAAACCACTCACCTGGCTCCGTTACACTGTCTGGATCCCTCTCTACCCCTTAGGGGGCTTGGCAGAAGGTACCTCCTTAAAACAGTTCACTAAATACTGAATTGGAGGCTGGGAAAATAACTCAAATCTCTTTTTTGGTAGCTGAACTTACAACAGTAAAATAGAACAACAgataaatagatttttctttgagGTGAGCCAAATATAAGCATTTTGTCTTTCATGCTGAATCAAATATTCTTTTCAATTTGATGTGAGAAGAACTCTTCCTTTTGGAGGAAAGACTCCCTTTCTGGAGGGGGAAGTAAAGGCAGTGAAGGGACAAGCTCTGCTGACCCAAAGCTTTGTCTGCTGGCCTGACTTGCTCAGCCTGGCCTGGGTTCACACCAGCTCCCAGGTTTGATATTACCTTGTAAATCACTGCAGAGGACAGGCAGGGGCTCATTCCTGTGTTGCAAACCTGTGAGCCAGGAGGAGCTTTGGGCATTGCCCAACactgagcaggaggaggaggagtgtgCCTGTTTCATTGCTGGGGGTATTTCTGGATGGCAGATCCTGCTGGCACaggccctggggctgcagctgtgtgtgagAACAGAGTCTCACCAGGAAGGTTCACTGCTGCACCCCCCTCCCTACTGCATGTCCCACACCTTCACAACTGCTGTCATTAATCAGTGCTGGCAAATGAGAAGGGACTATGCTGAAATAGCTGGTGTGGGCTGGGTAATTACATATTTTATCTGTACTTGGTAATGATGTGACCTTCTGCTTTCAGCTGTCTGTATTGTTCAATCCATTCCAATCTTCAGTGAAACAGGGAAATTTAGCCTGGGATTGCCAAATCCACTGAACGTCACAATCCAGTTTCCATTTGTGCTTCAAATATATCTTATAGCCTTGTTTTTAGGTAagtatttaattatatttctcaatattgaaataaaaaggcTAGTTTCCCCCTGAATAACttgatttttcaaagaaaatgaaattcctGCATCTTGGGGACCATGGCAACACAAAATTGCTTCAGTTTAAGCATTATCCTTGTGGATTTTTCATGGAAGTTTGTCAGTGATAGAGAGGAATCCACCTCCAATGAGCTCTGATTAGCCACCAAAAAGGTGATCTTGGTAACAAATTAGCAGCATAAACTTGACTTAAAGGAGTATTTTTTACATGTATTTACAACCACAGTATACTTAGTTTCACCTTTTATGGGGCATTTGAACTTTGGAATGATGTAGTGGCCATCTGAACATACTTTCAAATTGAAGTAGTTTAGTTAAATGTTGCAGTATAATCACAAATGCAACATGTTTTTCCAGGAAACAATCTAGAATTCTCTTTACCTAGTacatttaaagaagaaaacctgCTTGAGACATACTTGGTTTACACAACTTAACTTCCTTGTACCCACACCCACACTGGGGATGCACAACTCACCACAATCTAACAGAATTTTAAACTGAACTTTCACTAGATTCCTCCTGCTCACAGACATTGCTTAAAGCCACCCTTCAGTTGAGTTTCACTCTGAAATACCTGGTTCATCCTCCTTagctctgcccagctggtgTCACAACTTCTTAAAGGTGACAGACCAACCTTCCAAGGAGCCCTTTACCAAACAGCAACTCCTGCCTCAGCAGGACAAAACCTTTCCATAGCTTTCCCTGCTCTACACAGccctaaataatttattttgttgtgtggGGGTTGGGAtctgctattttttcttttacatctgGTACAGCCATTTAGCATAAAAAAGATGCAATAATGTCCTACCTAAAGGCTTCATTCTTTTCCAGGGGTATTTGTAAACTTCCGCCACCTCTACAAGCAAAGGAAACAACACCTTGGaccaaagaagaggaagatgaagtgAAGCAGGACTGCAAAGCTTTTATCTCACCTGGGGACAAGATAAGCCTCTAATTCTTACGGTTTTACCCACTGTAATGCAAAGAATTTTGTAAAATGAAATGACCACGCTAGATTTCATGATTTCATAGTGAATTCAGGTAACATTCCCTTATACTGGATTTTGTTCCCTTTCCATCATCTATGCATGGCATTTACCACTGAACATTTAAATGTGTATCCTGTCAACCAGCatattagaaagaaatcctATTATCTGCATATGATATGCTTATAATCAGTGGAGCAGCACTAACTAGAAATAGTGTTTATCTTTTAATTGGAGATTTGCTCTTTCAATATTGCATGCAGATAGGGCTTCTGATGTGGGATATGCTCTTAGCTGGCCTGTGCTGTTTCTGGGAGGCATCCTGATGGCAGGAGGAGGCACAGTCTGAGGCCACTGTGCAGTGTTTGGGTGTTTATCAACCACTGGGATAAAGTTACTCAGCACATACCCccccttttcttctgcagcatTATTGATGGTGCAGAATTAAAACTGGAAGTAGCTAATGCTGATTTAAATGCTACCAACTTAAGTCTGTTTCTAGTTGAGCCTTAACAGAATAGGAGCTCTGTGTGGACCACAGCAATGTGTAGTTCTCTAACAACACATCCTATCCAATCATTAAGGAAAGGAAGCTGCCACTGAGGGCAGAAATGCTTTCCTGGTCGGTAGAGCAAGCACTGAAATGTAACAAAGCAAGGGAACACAGGTACCAGCTTTCCCCTGGCACGTGAACCCCAACAGAACTGCATCCAAGCCATGCAGAGGGAGAATGTGGAATTCTCATGGGAGATGGGGCCCCTCTGATccatcctgctggggctgtggttcCTGTATTTCCAGCTTTCAGCAAGGCAGCAAAGTCACTTTTCTGCCTGCATTTAGGGGTGCAGCAGAGAAGTTGGTGTATCTGGTTTGACTAGCCCCAGGGGGGATGGAACAGAGGGTCAAATAACCTGTGTTATTTAGATAGCACATATCACATCTTAGTAAGGGAGGTCCCACACAGGGTTTGAAGGACCCATTTCTCTTTGTTTGCTCTTACCACCACCACtacaccaaaacaaagcaaagctgcCCCCACATTTCAGACACATCTGCTGTCTCACCTGGAAACCTCTGGCTCAGCTGACTTTATTTCAGCCTGTCCTTCTTCACACTGAGCCACCTGTAGTGAATCCCAGATTCCTCTGGCCTCCTTAACCCAGTTTAGAAATGTACAGACAGTTTACTCTAAACTGTACTGTGGTTATGAACAGGTTGTTTCCCAACTGCCACtgccccagggcactgcagagcaaTGCCAGCAATCCAGAACAGACACTGAAGCCGAGATTAGCTTCGTGCCATGTTACTATTTATCTTTTTCTACTGTAAAACAATATAAACCCtccagaaaaattattttatatatatataaaaattaacaaacagCAGAAGGTTTGTGATATGGACCCAGTGCTTGttactgtaaatgaaatagTGTTATAAGGAGACTTTAACAGAGAAGCAGTACAAGCTCCATGCTGCATTTCACAAATTGTGTTCTGTCAACACGAGGCGTGGTACAACTTCTCTTTGGGAGAAGCACAGCCTACTTTACTCAGGAGAGTTGAGCACTATTTACACAATATTTCACTTAGCACACACTGTACCTATGTGTTTGAAGTATGTGAAAGGGTTGAATTAGCTGAACAGCAAGGATCACTTTCatactttaatttttctgctggGCATTTAAACCTCTGTTATGAAATCTGTATGTATTCATCAGTGAAATTGTGGTACCTAGTGCTAGCTGTCACAGATCTTACACTACTGAATTTTAGTCCTTCAGAAAGAATGTGTTTCTATTAATAAAGATTTACAACCAAATTTTGCTTTAGTTCAGTTGTTTGTTCTTTCAAATTACACAACTTTCTGAGAAGTTGTATAAGAGATAAACAGCTGGGACCTGAGCCTTCACCAGGTCAGTGTTTTGGGCCACACAGCCTGGTTCTATGAAAATGGAACAAATCCAACTTAAATTTTCATGAAGAATTACTCTTTATTTGtattatgcaaataaaaaaccaTTTGTCCCAAGATCAAGTTACTTTCAGAAGCACTGCAGTGCAAGTGATAATGCTCAGTACAGACTGTCTGTCCAGTTGGACATAAAGTCAGGgccaacaccccaaaatcagctccatcTGATCTTGCAGGGTGCTTCTCACACCTTTCTTTGGACTAATCAAGTTGATGTTTAAAGTGTAGTAGCTGCCTTTTAGGATACTTTCACCAGTTCAGTTATGTAATAACTGCATTCTGGGAAGGCCAAAACCCAAGAAGTGCCTCCaatgccatttttttctctcctcacatGTACCAAATAACTTCCACCAATCATCCAACACCATCACTGGGTCTGGGACACTTTCCACAGTTTCCAGGTCTGACTAAAAGCCACCACAAACGAGCTATGTTTGTTTAGAGAGCACTGATGCAAAACTTCCCCATTTGGACAGGAAGTTCTTCAAACAGCAATTGAACAGGCCCTAAAAAGTAAACAATAAATTTTGAACCACTCCAGCCTTAATCTAGAGAAGCTCCCAAAACGGAGACTTCACATTCTCTCGGTGCTGCTACCAGAAAAGTCAGTCTGCAGAGGAGCAATGTTGTGCTCGTAGGCAGCGTACTCCGAGGCTCCCGTACTCGCCACTTTGAGCTGCTGGGCTGCGTGTGTGAGCTGGAAGGCGGCGTCGGGGTGGGCGGTGTCGGGGAGCAGGGTGCACTCCCTCTCCAGCATGTCTGCCACgcccttcagcagctccaggaagcCAAAGGCCAGAGCTGCCTTTCGCAAACGGTTCAGCTCCTGCAAAGACACAAAACCCCTCTTAAAGCCACTCCAAGCCTCCACATCAAACGTGGGTTTCTTGTGTCTGTTTGTAAAGGTGATGATACTcacagtgcagctgctggaaaCTGCCCAGCTGCTCGTGGATAGAAAATCAGGGCTGAAGATAACAGTGATCTTCCCTTGATCCTTTCCTATAAACCTCCACTTCTTCCTTTTGTGCACTCAGCTATTGTACCTGCCTGCTTTgtctgtgtcccagcagggctccagctgaGGCTTCAGTCACTGACTGCTGCCTTTAACCACAGTGTCCAGTAAAATGTAGATacattgatttttcttccctatAAACTGAACAATGCTTATGTGCACTTAGGCAGGGTATTCATTCTTCAAGTCTCTGGAGGCTGCAGTACCAAACTGCTTTCAGCACTGAGCTTGCAAGAGCAATAATTACCTCCAGCTACAGTCAGCTTATGGATCATTCTGGCGTGGCCAAATGTGCCTGGAACTTTGTCTTTATCTGCTCCAGTTGTAGATAAAATGGAAGAGACATTTTCCAGACTCAGAATGACATCCTATTCCTCTATGATTATTTCTGGTAATTTCTGCCTGGACAACAGTATAAAATTTCACCATGGAAGTAGCAGAGGTCATGAGGGGCACTTGTAGACATGACACATCTGTGCCTGAAAATGTAGTG
Coding sequences within it:
- the LOC117001953 gene encoding very-long-chain (3R)-3-hydroxyacyl-CoA dehydratase-like — its product is MAGPSLRPHVHWAQRHRELFLRVDLSDVRNPDITITDNVLHFRAQGHGAKGDNIYEFEIEFLEPVEPKPVCRMTQRQLNITVQKKESNWWERLTKQEKRPLFLAPDFDRWLDESDAEMELKEKEEEKINKMKIESRVPKDPFKHLKKGYLIMYNLVQFLGFSWIFVNMTVRLFILGKDSFYDTFHTISDMMYFCQTLALMEIMNSLIGLVRSPVLPSVMQIFGRNFVLFVILGSLEEMQSKPVVFFIFYFWSISELFRYPYYMLSCIGIEWKPLTWLRYTVWIPLYPLGGLAEAVCIVQSIPIFSETGKFSLGLPNPLNVTIQFPFVLQIYLIALFLGVFVNFRHLYKQRKQHLGPKKRKMK